Proteins from one Periplaneta americana isolate PAMFEO1 chromosome 6, P.americana_PAMFEO1_priV1, whole genome shotgun sequence genomic window:
- the r-l gene encoding uridine 5'-monophosphate synthase isoform X2, whose amino-acid sequence MSVMATFEHKLRELIIKLHEIEVLKFGMFKMKVGIDSPVYFDMRSVVSYPEIMEDVAELLWEFAIKDKTYDELCGVPYAALPIATLISSRSKIPMLIRRKEAKKYGTKKLVEGKFNPHDKCVIIEDVVTSGSSILETVRDLRSEGLDVTSTVVVVDREQGGKYNLSQQGITMHSLCTLSQILQILKEAGRVTQETVDNVKKYLAASQIRPDGSFIVTPPPSGGADQNRMTLSYAARADHAQNPVAAKLFKLMEEKQTNLCVAADVTNASKLIALAHSVGPYICIFKTHIDIVEDFSPQVIQELLDAAQQHNFLLLEDRKFADIGHAVSLQYSKGTHKISSWADLVTVHPVPGENVLTGLKSVVGDLKRGCFLVVEMSSAGNLNTPNYISFSTRDTVPHVIGRTVSL is encoded by the exons ATGAGTGTAATGGCGACATTTGAACATAAGCTTAGAGAACTTATTATAAAATTGCACGAGATTGAAGTATTAAAATTTGGCATGTTTAAAATGAAAGTTGGAATCGATTCTCCTGTTTACTTTGATATGAGGAGTGTTGTATCTTATCCAGAAATTATG gaagACGTAGCAGAATTACTATGGGAATTTGCTATTAAGGATAAAACATATGATGAACTTTGTGGTGTACCATATGCAGCGTTACCAATTGCTACTCTCATATCTTCACGGTCAAAAATTCCAATGCTTATTCGCCGCAAGGAAGCTAAGAAGTATGGAACTAAGAAGTTAGTAGAGGGTAAATTCAATCCACATgataagtgtgtcattattgagGATGTTGTTACAAGTGGTTCCAGTATATTGGAAACTGTCAGG GATCTTCGTTCTGAAGGGTTGGATGTGACATCCACTGTTGTTGTGGTAGATCGTGAGCAAGGTGGCAAATATAATCTCTCACAACAGGGAATCACCATGCATAGTTTGTGTACTCTTTCTCAG ATTCTACAAATATTAAAAGAAGCTGGACGAGTAACACAGGAAACTGTGGACAATGTGAAGAAGTATCTTGCAGCTAGTCAGATTCGTCCTGATGGCTCATTTATCGTAACACCACCTCCTTCAG GAGGTGCAGATCAAAACAGAATGACTTTATCATATGCTGCCAGAGCAGATCATGCACAAAATCCAGTAGCTGCAAAATTATTCAagttaatggaggaaaaacagaCAAACTTATGTGTAGCAGCTGATGTTACGAATGCCTCCAAGTTAATCGCACTGGCCCATAGTGTAGGCCCgtatatttgcatttttaagaCTCATATTGATATTGTGGAGGATTTTTCCCCACAAGTGATTCAAGAATTACTTGATGCAGCGCAACAACATAACTTTCTTTTGCTGGAAGATAG AAAGTTTGCTGACATTGGTCATGCTGTAAGTCTACAATATTCGAAAGGAACCCACAAAATCTCTTCCTGGGCTGACCTTGTAACAGTTCATCCAGTACCAGGCGAGAATGTGTTAACAGGTCTTAAATCTGTTGTTGGAGACCTCAAACGCGGGTGTTTTCTCGTAGTTGAAATGAGCTCTGCAGGAAATCTTAATACACCAAACTACATTTCCT tttcaacCAGAGATACAGTACCACATGTCATTGGTAGAACAGTATCTCTCTGA
- the r-l gene encoding uridine 5'-monophosphate synthase isoform X1 encodes MSVMATFEHKLRELIIKLHEIEVLKFGMFKMKVGIDSPVYFDMRSVVSYPEIMEDVAELLWEFAIKDKTYDELCGVPYAALPIATLISSRSKIPMLIRRKEAKKYGTKKLVEGKFNPHDKCVIIEDVVTSGSSILETVRDLRSEGLDVTSTVVVVDREQGGKYNLSQQGITMHSLCTLSQILQILKEAGRVTQETVDNVKKYLAASQIRPDGSFIVTPPPSGGADQNRMTLSYAARADHAQNPVAAKLFKLMEEKQTNLCVAADVTNASKLIALAHSVGPYICIFKTHIDIVEDFSPQVIQELLDAAQQHNFLLLEDRKFADIGHAVSLQYSKGTHKISSWADLVTVHPVPGENVLTGLKSVVGDLKRGCFLVVEMSSAGNLNTPNYISSSMEMCDKHLDFVAGVVCQTPAAVRYPGLVQLTPGVRLECKNDGDLGQQYNSPDDVILSRGADVAVVGRGITLATDPIQVAKEYRAKLWTAYQKRIGSLK; translated from the exons ATGAGTGTAATGGCGACATTTGAACATAAGCTTAGAGAACTTATTATAAAATTGCACGAGATTGAAGTATTAAAATTTGGCATGTTTAAAATGAAAGTTGGAATCGATTCTCCTGTTTACTTTGATATGAGGAGTGTTGTATCTTATCCAGAAATTATG gaagACGTAGCAGAATTACTATGGGAATTTGCTATTAAGGATAAAACATATGATGAACTTTGTGGTGTACCATATGCAGCGTTACCAATTGCTACTCTCATATCTTCACGGTCAAAAATTCCAATGCTTATTCGCCGCAAGGAAGCTAAGAAGTATGGAACTAAGAAGTTAGTAGAGGGTAAATTCAATCCACATgataagtgtgtcattattgagGATGTTGTTACAAGTGGTTCCAGTATATTGGAAACTGTCAGG GATCTTCGTTCTGAAGGGTTGGATGTGACATCCACTGTTGTTGTGGTAGATCGTGAGCAAGGTGGCAAATATAATCTCTCACAACAGGGAATCACCATGCATAGTTTGTGTACTCTTTCTCAG ATTCTACAAATATTAAAAGAAGCTGGACGAGTAACACAGGAAACTGTGGACAATGTGAAGAAGTATCTTGCAGCTAGTCAGATTCGTCCTGATGGCTCATTTATCGTAACACCACCTCCTTCAG GAGGTGCAGATCAAAACAGAATGACTTTATCATATGCTGCCAGAGCAGATCATGCACAAAATCCAGTAGCTGCAAAATTATTCAagttaatggaggaaaaacagaCAAACTTATGTGTAGCAGCTGATGTTACGAATGCCTCCAAGTTAATCGCACTGGCCCATAGTGTAGGCCCgtatatttgcatttttaagaCTCATATTGATATTGTGGAGGATTTTTCCCCACAAGTGATTCAAGAATTACTTGATGCAGCGCAACAACATAACTTTCTTTTGCTGGAAGATAG AAAGTTTGCTGACATTGGTCATGCTGTAAGTCTACAATATTCGAAAGGAACCCACAAAATCTCTTCCTGGGCTGACCTTGTAACAGTTCATCCAGTACCAGGCGAGAATGTGTTAACAGGTCTTAAATCTGTTGTTGGAGACCTCAAACGCGGGTGTTTTCTCGTAGTTGAAATGAGCTCTGCAGGAAATCTTAATACACCAAACTACATTTCCT cttCTATGGAAATGTGTGACAAGCACTTAGACTTTGTGGCAGGTGTTGTTTGTCAAACTCCTGCTGCTGTGCGATATCCTGGACTGGTACAGTTAACACCTGGAGTAAGGTTGGAGTGCAAAAATGATGGGGATTTAGGACAGCAGTACAATTCTCCAGATGATGTAATATTGTCTCGAGGAGCAGATGTTGCTGTTGTTGGTAGAGGCATTACTCTAGCCACAGATCCCATACAGGTTGCTAAAGAGTATCGTGCTAAACTCTGGACTGCTTATCAAAAGAGAATTGGTTCACTGAAGTGA